The following nucleotide sequence is from Mangifera indica cultivar Alphonso chromosome 17, CATAS_Mindica_2.1, whole genome shotgun sequence.
aaccgTACTTGCGGAGGTTGCAAAGGATATTGCTCTGGAACAGCAAAGGCAAGCTGGAAGACTCCACCCTCAAAAGGAGTCTCTGAGGGTCCCTGTATATGAAATTAGACAATGAAAGTCAAGCAAAAACAAAGTAGATCTCTTTTCTCATCATAAAATCACCTACCTTGATAAGAGCAGTCCATTTAAATATGTTCGAATCATcgcaaattaattgaatatcaGGGTCAGCTGATTTCTCTCGCTGCACTTCTTTGTACTCCTTGAATAACCTAGCCCTTGATGCCTGCATATGGAACACAACTGAAGTGAAAGTTTTCTAAACTCCAAACTAATTTTCTCTAGCCACGTAAATCCTCTGTTCCTGCCTATCCACACACAACCATAATCAGAACTCATACAGATCCATGAGTATAAAATATGCAACAAAATTTGACATATCATGTCAAAGAACAAGTGAGCATAATAGAGCAAACCAtacaaaatgattattttttacaataaaactgtATGTACTATTAATGACAACTAATTTGCCGTCATTATGTGACTGGGTGATTCTGTAttagaaataaagtaatatacaatcacatggtgacatataattgttaatacccaaattaatactcattgtTGCTGATTATAATCAcacaaacataatttataattataccaAGAGTAATCATATCAGTAGTAGCTAACCTGCATTTAGTTGCTGATTATGTACTTGAAAGATTTCAAAGTATAAAAATTCAACTTTTACCAAATAACTGCAAGAATCAGAGAAGCAAACATcatcaataacaataaatcaattCCAGGTAAATAATAATACACTGCACGCTAATTGTGACAAGAAGTGCTTCATTTCCACACAAATTATAACAGACCTAGGGCCAAACAAGTATTCCCATCGATCAAATTCTAATCCCTAAGATTTTAATAGACTCGGATTCTAATTCATAACATCTAGCAGTATGATAGATCTTACGCTGGCTCCTCttcactagaaaaaaaaaaaaactacaaattgaTAGCCAGAATCCGATAAAGCAGGAAAAAAATTTCTTACgttttttcagaaattttctTGGCAAAGAAACAAGCTATAAAGATCGGTAGGGCCAGATCGAGAGACGAAGAgaaataatcaaacaataatgatgataataataataagcagAAGAGAAAAGGTTGGAATCTCACCAGTTGAAGTTATCTGAGAGGTCGCGATGGCCTTCGATTTGAGAACGGGAAAGAAAACGGTTTGATGAGGAAATTTTTATTGGGTGTCTCCGGATCTACAATATCGTTACCTTCTTCTGCAAGATCAACGGCTCAAAACTCCTCGATGACTTTTGTTGGAAGCAAAGGCTTGTATTCAAGACACCTGTTTTTTGGCtgtattaatgattttaaaaagaaCGTGCACAAATAATGTCTATAATTTTACTTACAAACAATCATACACTTCGGATAATCTTAAAACCGTAACCAAACACGACATTAGAGGCGCATTACACACCAGGCGCAACTTATTTATTATGCCTTTTGTATAAACCCTAGTAATAGCTTAAACCCTGGTAAGAGCATTGAGATAATGGCTGGAAATGGATCAAGGATTCTCTCTCGATTATCATCTACTCGGTCACCCTCTTTCTCTGTCAAACCGAGAACCAAAAATTCGGTTATGCCCACAATTTCTCCATTGAAATCAAGCTCTCAGCCTCTGGTCTCCTCTTCAGTGAAGCGCATTTCAAGGTGAGATCTTTCTCAAACTAATCAGTATGCTCTATTTTGTTTACCAATAATCAATGCTGGTTTCTGGAAAAAAtgcaactaaaaaaaaattaatattttgattttttttttgttgggtgTAGATTACCAGTGGAGTTGAGCTGTTTGATGTCGATGATGCCATTGCATAGTGCAGTAGCTTCCGCTCGCTTGAGAT
It contains:
- the LOC123200620 gene encoding protein NONRESPONDING TO OXYLIPINS 2, mitochondrial-like yields the protein MAGNGSRILSRLSSTRSPSFSVKPRTKNSVMPTISPLKSSSQPLVSSSVKRISRLPVELSCLMSMMPLHSAVASARLRSFLSIDSQSWGLVPQGISMPL